In a genomic window of Rhodothermales bacterium:
- a CDS encoding thiol-disulfide oxidoreductase DCC family protein: MHGSTVLFDGFCHLCNGAVDFILRHDSRERFVFASLDSQAALAAMRQRGLDLPQGDSIILIDGDGIHTLSDAVIRIARGLGFPWSMAAISVIVPKKLRDGLYRRVAANRYRWFGRRDECRIPTPAERRRFLTDEGPSGGPITRS; encoded by the coding sequence GATGGATTCTGCCATCTGTGCAACGGGGCTGTGGATTTCATTCTGCGTCACGATTCCCGTGAGCGCTTCGTGTTTGCGTCGCTCGACTCTCAGGCTGCGCTTGCAGCAATGAGGCAGCGGGGCCTTGATCTCCCGCAGGGTGACTCGATTATCCTGATCGATGGGGACGGAATTCACACGCTTTCCGACGCCGTGATCCGAATCGCGCGGGGCCTCGGATTCCCGTGGTCCATGGCGGCGATCAGCGTCATAGTCCCGAAGAAATTGCGCGACGGGCTTTATCGCCGCGTTGCGGCGAATCGGTATCGCTGGTTTGGGCGGCGCGATGAATGTCGTATCCCGACGCCTGCTGAGCGACGCAGATTTCTTACTGACGAGGGCCCGTCTGGCGGCCCGATCACTCGGAGTTGA